From the Lathyrus oleraceus cultivar Zhongwan6 chromosome 3, CAAS_Psat_ZW6_1.0, whole genome shotgun sequence genome, the window GATCCAAACCAGCTCCCACACCTATTGATCCATCAGTTAAACTACATGTTGATAGTGGCAAAGCTTTTGAAGATATTGGAGCTTATAGACGATTAATAGGTCGTTTGCTGTACCTTAACACCACACGCCCAGACATTACCTATGCCACGCAGCAACTCATTCAGTTTCTTTATAATCCGACAATGGCACACTCCCATGCTGCTTGTAGAGTCATACGCTATTTGAAGAATAGCCTTGGTAGAGGAATTCTGTTTCACAGGAATGCTGAATTACAACTTCTTGGCTTCTCAGATTCTTATTGGGCAGGGTGCATTGATTCAAGGAGGTCCACTTCAGGATATTGCTTCTTCCTTGGTACTTCTCTCATATTGTGGTGTACAAAGAAACAATATACTATTTCCAGATCATCATCGGAGGCTGAGTACCGGTCGCTGTCATTTGCCACATGTGAATTGCTTTGGTTGATAATCCTTATGAAGGAGCTGCACATCACATGTACCAAACTTCCTGTCCTTTATTGTGACAGCCAAAGTGCAATGCATATTGCGTCCAATCCGGTGTTTCATGAACGAACCAAACATCTTGAGATCGATTGCCATTTGGTCCGTGAAAAACTACAGCAAGGCTTACTTCGGCTCCTACCAATTTCCACTCATGAGCAACTTGCTGATTTTCGAACTAAAGCATTACCAACTTCAACTTTCAACAAGTTTATTTCCAAGCTTGGCATGATCAACATTCACCATGCTTAGCTTGAGAGGGATTGTTAAGATTAGCTACTTTAATCATTGAATTAGATTAGTTTATCAATATAGTTGGTAAGGCTATGGTTAGTTAGGTGGTTATTTGGTTAGTTAGTTTCATTTGATTGGTTATTATGTGATAGAAGTGTGCTATATAAGAGTTGTACTATCACACTTGAATAATCAATGAAGCTATGATTCTCTCTTCTTGAAGTTTCTTTCTCATTTCCATTTTATTATTCTTTCTTCAATGATGAAATAGCTTCATCACAATAGATCTATATATAGTTCAGATACATTTATTATTCAATTAACTTAAATTATTGTCTCTTATACATAGGATGAGAGGAAGTAAATATcaaagatatatatatatatatatatatatatatatatatatagctcAAATACATTTATTATTCAATTAACATATATTATTGTATCTGATAAATTGGATCAGAGGATGTAAATATCAAAGATATACATAAAATATATATCTGATCTATATATAGTTGAAATAGATTGATTTTAAACTAAATTATTGTCTCTTAGAAATATGAGCAGAGGAAGTAAATCTCAAAGATTATCATAAACCATATATTTGATCTATATATAGTTGATATACAATGATTATTCAATTAACCTAAATTATCGTCTCTTATAAATAGGTTAAGAGGAAGTAAATCTTAAAGATATAAATAAATATTTGTTTGATCTATATATAGTTCAAATACATTgattattcaattaaaataaacTATTCTCTCTTATAAATAGGATGAGAGGAAGTAAATCTCAAAGATATACATAAACTATATATTGGATCTATATATAGCTCAGATacatttattatttaattaacATATATTATTGTATCTGATAAATTGGATCAGAGGATGTAAATCTCAAAGATATACATAAAGTATATATTTGGTCTATATATAGATCAAATCCATTGATTATTCAATTAACCTGAATTATTGTCTCTTATAAATAGGATCAGagaaaataaatttcaaagaCATACATAAATTATATATTTGATCTATATACAGTTGAGATACATAgattattcaattaaattaaattattttcttttataaataGGATCAGagaaaataaatttcaaagaTATACATAAactatttatttaatttatataatGTTCAGATACATTGATTTTTCAAATAACCTATATTATTGTCTCTTATTAATAAGATCAGAGGAAGTAAATCTCAAAGATATTCATGAACTATATATTTGATCTATATATAGTTCAAATACATTGATATTTCAATTAACATAAATTATTGTCTCGAATAAATAGGATAAGAGTAAAAAAATCTCAAAGATATACATAAACTATATATTTGACCTATATATAAGTCAGATACATTGATTATTTAATTAACTTAATCATTATCTCTTATAAATATAATCAGAGAGAATTAAATCTTAAAGATATAAATAAACTATATATTTGATCTATATATAATTAAGATACATTGATTATTCAATTAACCTAAATTATTGTCTCTCTTATAAATAGGATTAGAGGAATTAAATCTCAAATATACATATAAATTATATAGTTGATCCATATATAGTTCAGATACATTGATTATTCAATTAACATAAATTATTCTCGTTTATAAATAAGACCGGAGGTATTAAATCTCAAAGATATACataaaatatatatttgatgtATATATAATTCTGATatattaattattcaattaaCCTAAATTATTATCTATGATAAAGAGGATAAGTGGAACTAAATCTCAAAGATATACATAAATAATATATTTGATctcactacaacaaacaagaccttagacagcgctttttttagccttagacagcgctttaaagcgctgtctaaacctccgctgctaaaggtttagacagcgcttttttaaatcttaaaagcgctgtctaagccccccccttagacagcgctttggccaaaagcgctttataagaccctcttattttaaattttttaggtataccttagacagcgcttttgaaaagcgttgtctaaggggggggggggcttagacagcgctttttgaaaagcgctgtctaaggtatacctaaaaaaattaaaataggagggtcttagaaagcgcttttggccaaagcgctgtctaagccccacccccttagacagcgctttggccaaaagcgctttctaagaccctcctattttaatttttttaggtataccttagacagcgcttttcaaaaagcgctgtctaagatatacgaaaatttttgaagcttttgttttaaaccacattcAAACGTAGACATAGACCAGAACCTTCAGTTTCATCAAACACCATAAACCTTCAGTTTCATCAAACACCATAAAATAAAACCGAAAATTCAAACGTTTTCATAATAATAATTGAAAATTTTAACAGAAAAAACACGCATAGAAAACACATAACGTGACAACAAAGTTAATtaaaaaaaacacacacacaTGATTAAACCTTAATGATTGGTGGTTCATGCTTCAACCGTTATAAACGCAAAACAATAAACAAATTAACGAAACTCTAACCTTTAATAACTTTTGTTGCAGAAATTCTTGCGATGAATATAACAAGGAGAAGAGTTGTTCAAAGCAAGGTGGCTAGTGTTATTATTATGCAACTTAtaacaaataaaaaatgaaaaaaataaaataaatttaatttaatattaaattaaaatgTTGTGGCTGCGTTGAAAGGAgaataaaaaatagaaaaagtaaaatgaaaaagTTGTTAGAGAAAGTCTTGTTTTTGGTCTGGTTTGTTTCTACTTTCTAGATTAGATAGATTCATATAAAAGGACATACACAAAACTTGGTCTTTTATTTTGCTTTGACTAAGACTAAAAACAATGACTATTATACTATTCAAAGTCTAAattaaatttcaattttttttacctatttgaatttttttatagTTTGATTAAGTTTAGTATACTCCAAAAGGTGGTAAATGGGTAAATCTTATAAACTATGCTTTCTTGttttttatttatgaaaatgaATCAAGACTGAGTCAGTCAAAAGTTATTCTTACATGTTTGGTTTATTTAAAAGTTTGTCTTTATAATTGATATTACTTTTAAGTTAAGAATGGTAATTTTTGACTGAATAGTTAATTTAATATTGAAAtttattattctattttattttaaataaatatagtcaaatatttattatttttttctttaatTTGATTTTAGTTAAAATAATTTTCATATGTCACTACAAgaataatatataataaaataattgCATTAGCAACATATTAAGAAAATACTGATAATAATATTTTGTTTGAATAGAACAATAGTATGTTTGAATAGAACCTCTAAGTATTGACGTATTGACAGCAACCCGATACTAAATGGTGGGACAAAAATGCATAAATGGAGATTGCATACTATTATGAAACAAAAGAATGCAAAAAATGGAGATTGAATCCATTTTTGTAAGGAAAAAGACAATATTAGCATATTATTAAGTAGATAGGTGTGATAAAAATAAATACCTGCCAACAGAAAGTCTCCTGAGGGGTGAAAAGATACAGAGCGAACATTGTGTGTGTCCTGCAAGACAAAACTCAACATAAATGAAAGTTTATGCTTAATTCTTATTGTTGCTCGTTTGTTGCTAGCATATAAATGTAGAAAAGCACTACCTGGATAAGCCTGTATGATCTCTTGGCATTGGCTTTTGAAACATCAAAAAACCTAAAGGATATTAGACCAGTGTGTTAAACTGACAAATTCTAAGAGCACTTTCAAAATATAAAGGACCGAAATGAGAAAAAAGAATACGGATGAGATGCATATTGCAGAACCAAAATTAAATAAGTTAGATTACTGCAAGAGATGATACCTTATTGTCTGATCTTTGGCTCCAGAAACCAGGATAGTACCTTGCGGATGAAAATCCAGATCATTTATTGGCTGCAgttttgttatatatatatatatatatataagaaaaGTCAGATATATGAAGACAGTTTCTAAGAATTATTTCATCAGGGTTACAATTCACcaagtaaaagcataatgaattATGTCAAAACAAAAAATCTTCCAAAACTCATAAGTATAAGAGCAAGTGTAACAATACAGGGAAAAAAACTCCACAACAACATAGACAAATAGAAGCTAGCACTTTGATATTCAAATGCTGTGTATCTTCCATAATAAATAGTTTCACATGAAAAATTCAACAGAACGTAGAAAAGTGAAAATATACTTGTGTATGGTCATAATATGTTTTTAGAACAGACCGCACAGGACCATCCTTTGCATCTGGGAGCAACGTCTGCTTGATCTTTGAAACCTGCCAAATAAATTGAAACATAAGTTTGAAAATTGTATCAAGAAAGAACAATACATTCAGTCTAAATAATAAATCAGCACCTCAAATAGCTTTATTGATGTATCTGCACTTCCGGTGGCAACAAACCTTCCATCAGGACTAAACTTAGCACATCTGCCAATCAGTTCAAAAATCAAATAACAAAAACTAACTGCTTATTAGTAGGGTTTGCATGATATTTTGAAACTATAATGCAGGATAAGTGTATGTTATTCAAGCATATTGCATACCTTGTGTTCGGAAAGGTGCCGTGTCTCATGCTTTGGGAAACTCTTTGACGAACCTTTTAAATCTGCCAAAGAACTGTTACACCAAAACACAATTTTCAAGGGTGAAAATGTTTCCCCTGTCCTGATTTCTATCTTAAAATGAAGGAACTTTAAAGTAGTATTCCAAGTAGCatgaaaccaaaataaaagataacAATATGATCATTTTGGAAGTATTTGTTAATCTAAAGATGGACTCAAATATGTAGTCCTACTTTCGTTAGATGAAATATTTGCTTTAATGAATAATAAAACAGGTAAAACAAACAAACCTCCAAGTAGAGCCTATATCTAATATACAATGGCATATCCCTGTGTCCTAAGAATCTTACATGCTAACTCTTTACTTTATTCATTTTCAATTAATAGAAATGAGTGTTATTCTTGGTTAAACTGTTCCATACTTGCCTAAAATCGATAAGCCTGAACTGAACTGCTTCTTCCTTACAAGTTTAAATAAAGATAAAGAAAAAACTATGGAGTTAAACTAAAAGCAATAATTCTCCACAACAGCTATGGAACCAACTGCTAAACATTCCTCGGTATTCCACACAAAACAAACATATAAAACAGTAGTAAAAATTAATGAAACATTAGCTTGCAACAAAGGTACCAACAAGTAACATCATAATATCAAGCATTTCTCAGACAGGCAAACTAAACACTGTTCCATTAACTTCAAATGCAAAGGAAAGTATCCAAAACAATAGAACAAATGTAAAAAAAATTGCCTGAAAAGGCAAGTTTATATATTACACAAAAAGAGAGGAGTAAACTCCCAAGTTCATATTTGAATCATTTTGCTGCAAGACACATTAGTCCCCAAGAatccaaaaattaaaaaaatagtCCCTAAGAACCTCAAATATAGGACCATACTAGTCCTTTTTACGAATAGGGACTAAGCCATACAATCTATAGTGAAGAAGTCCTAGAGAGACATAGATGATATGTCTCTTATCTGCTACAAAAATGTCTCTTATTGATGCTTCTGCAGCACATATCTCCAAACCGCTTAAGATGACACTTTATTCTCTTTTATTGAATGGAAATGCGCACAACTTTCTCTTCAAAGATTGTATTCCTGGTCCTATCTTCAATGATCAGTCCTCCACCATAACACTCTTATCTCTAACAGAGTGAACTCCTAACTCCCAACATTTAGTCCCACACGATACATTTCCACATACCAAAAAATTGGTTTCATACAATAGTGTCGATACTTAAAGCAAAACATAAATAAGAACACTTCCAATTGACTAGTTTATAAAAAAGGTGTAACTGGCAGTAATATGCATTCTGTCATATATCAGCACTTATGGTCCAAGACGTGTGAGACAGTGTCATTATAATCTCTACAAATATATCATAAGTTACAGTTTGTTTGTAATCATAGGATAAGTTAACCAACTAAAAACACAGTTGAGGACCAAAATGACTTAAAATGACATTCAAAATGAGAttcaaaatgacaaaacaaaCATTATTGAGGATGTGTTTGCAATTTTGATATGCCTCGCAGGTTAAGAAACCAATAGGGTGATTAAATCTAAACCAATATGACAAAAAACAGTGATTTATCAATTCAGGTGCATTCCATTCCAAGTCACTGTTGCAATTTGTATATCATAATACAGTACTACCTAGAAGTAAAAGTTACTATTGATTAAATCTCCAGCATCGAATCAACAGGATACACCCATAGATATATAAACCAAAAACCCTAATGGATCTAAAAATATTTGAAACCctaattaaaacaaaataattcaAAACTGAAAAGGATTGTTACAGTTAAATCATGAAGTAAATGATTAAGTGATGAGTCAAAATCTGCAATGAAAAACTCATCTGAAACAAACATACCAGCCATGGAGACGCTTGTGGAGGTTGATTGTGTACTCCCTGGTAACAACCTCTTCTTTTCTACCACCTGCACCCTTCTCCACCATTTTCAACTTCTGATAACCCTAAAACCTATACAAATACAACAAATCTGTTTGAACAATCATTGGTGCCATCCAATAGAATCGTTGCCTTTCAAAGCTTCAAATAATTCCTCCCTCTTCTCTTCCTTCAGAGTCTTAGAATCTGTTTGAACAATCATTGGTGCCAAtttaattgattataaaataatcagaaaaaaaagagaatgaagTTGATTGAGAAAGTACCGGCGAAACTCAAAGTAGCTAGGGTTTTCTTGTAGGAGAGAGGACAGTATAAACAGCCATAGACCATAGGACCAAGAACGGGACCTCTTCCGGCTTCGTCGATTCCCATTATGCAAGGCTCCGATGCCCATTCTGGAACCATAGCTTCGGATCCCATTTTCGCACATATAATGGGGTTTAGGGGAAGAATCTTTCACACAGGATAAACAAGCTCTGATTGAGGGTTGGAAGAAGGGGGAGTGGATTTGGGAGAAAGAGAAGCAAGCTCTGATTGAGGGTTTGGGAGAAGAATGTAGGATTTTTAGGATTTGGGAGGGAATAACTTTTTTTCGTGACATGGAGGGAataaagactttagacagcgcttttggttttaatttttttttttaatttaaagactttagacagcgctttatcaaaagcgctgtctaaggtctatatttaaaaacactttctaaaagcgctgtctaagggggggtcttagacagcgcttttagaaagcgctgtctaagacccccccttagacagcgctttcattatttttttggaacattttccgtgttttattttaattttaaccttagacagcgctttcttttaaaagcgctgtctaagatgcgctgttaaaagtcatttttggcgtagtgtctATATATAACTGAGTTACATAGATTTTAATCTAAATTGTTGTCTTTTATAAATAAGATTAGAGGAAGTAAATTTCAAAGATCTACATAAATATATATCAGATATATATATAGTTTCTAAATATTGATTATTCAATTAACCTAAATTATTATCTCTTATAGATAGGATATGAGGAAGTAAATCTCAAAAATATACATAAACTATATATTTGatttatatataattttaataaaTTGATTATTCAATTAACCCAAATTATTGTCTCTTATAAATAGGTAGGGAGGATGTAAATATCAAAGATGTACAGaaattatatattaattattcaattaaCATAAATTATTGTGTCTAACAAATAGAATCAGAGGAAAAAATATCAAAGATATTCATAATCTATACATTTAATTTATATACAATTCATATACATTGATTATCAAATTAACATAAATCATTGTCTCTTATAAATATAGTCAATGAAATTAAATCTCAGAGATAGAGGTAAACTATATATTTGATCAATATATAATTTAGATATATTGATTATTCAATTAACATAAATTATTGTATGTTATAAATATGATCGGAGGAATTAAATCCCAAAGATATAGATAAACTATATGTTTGATCTATATATAGTTCTAATACAATTATTATTCAATTAATCTAAATTATTGTCTATCATAAACAGGACATGAGGAACTAAATCTCAAAAATATACATGAAGTATATATTTGATCCATATAAACTTGAGATTGATTGATTTTAAACTAAATTCTTGCCATTTATAAAAAAGATCAGAGAAACTAAATCTCAAagatatcaataaattatatatatatatatatatatatatatatatatatatatatatatatttcataTGCATTGATTATTCAATTAATCTAAATTATTGTCTCTTATAAATAGGTTCAGAGGATGTAAATCtcaaatatataaataaatatttatttgatCTATATATAATTCAGATacattgatgaatcaattaacAGAAATTTATGTCTCTAACAAATAGGCTGAGAGGAAGTAAATCTCAAAGATATACATAAACTATGTATTTGATCTATATATACTTCAGATACATTGATTATTCAATTAACTTAAATTAACTTCTCTTATAAATAGGTTAAGAGGAAGTAAAAGTCAAAGATATACATAAATATATATTTGACCTATATATAATTCAGATACATTGATTATTCAATTAACAAAAGTTATTTTCTCTAATAATTaggataaaaggaaaaaaatctcaaagatatacacaaactatatatatatatatatatatatatatattatatatatataatatatataatatattatttcAGATACATTGATTATTCAATTAACATTAATCATTATCTCTTATAAATATAATCAAAGGAATCAAATCTCAAAGATATAAATAAACTATATATTAAGTTAACCTAAATTATTGTCTCTCTTATAAATAGGATAAGAGGAAGAAAatctcaaatatacacataaatTATATATTTGATCTATATATAGTTCAAATACATTGATTATTCAATTAACATAAATTATTGTCCTTTATAAATAAGATTGGAGGAATTAAATCTCAAAGATATATATAAATTATTTATTTGATCAGTATATAGTTCCGATACATTGATTATTCAATTAACCTAAATTGTTTTCTATTATAAATAGGATTAGAGGAACTAAATCTCAAAGATATACATAATATATAATTTAATCTATATATAATTCAGATACATTAATTTAAAGCTAAATTATTGTCTTTAATATATATGATCAGAGGAAGTAAATCTCAAAGATATACATAAACCGTATATTTGATGTATATATAGTTTAGATACATTGATTATTCAATTAAACTAAATTATTGTCTATTATA encodes:
- the LOC127131919 gene encoding cleavage stimulation factor subunit 50, with protein sequence MRHGTFPNTRCAKFSPDGRFVATGSADTSIKLFEVSKIKQTLLPDAKDGPVRSVLKTYYDHTQPINDLDFHPQGTILVSGAKDQTIRFFDVSKANAKRSYRLIQDTHNVRSVSFHPSGDFLLAGLWCLMKLKVLVYVYV